ATATGCTGGTGGTGGAACTGAACGAGCCGCGCATGGACGTAACGCTGCACCTGCGCGCCCAGGCCCTGCCTGGAGCCGAGGGGGTGGTGCTGGCGCGCCTCTTGCAGGGCGAGAGCGTGGCCGACTCCATGACTGCATCGTTCGCCCTGCCCTCAAACCCGGCCCCATAGAGCGGGGCGAGGGGTTGCGCACTTCCGCCGCGTCTCGCCCGACCCGCACCGTAGGGAGGTTATCCGGACTTGAAACCGTGGAGCGTTCTGAGTTCCCGCCTCATCCTCAGCAAGCCGCCATGGTTGACCATCACGGCCCAGCGTTGCCAATTGCCCAACGGCCACATCATTGAGGAGTACCTGCTGGCCGAAGGGCGCGACGTTGTCATGGTGTTCCCGCTGTCGGCCGACGGCAAGGTCATCCTGGTGGAGCAGTACAAGCACGGGTGCGGGCGGGTGCTGTGGGATTTGCCCGCAGGCTACGTGGATGCCGACGACCCTTCGCTGCTGGAGGCGGCGCAGCGCGAACTGGCCGAGGAGACCGGACATTCCGCCGACGATTGGACGCACCTGGCGTCGCTGTATCCCGACCCGAATCGTTCGGCCAACCGATTCCACTTCTATCTGGCCGTCGGCGCGCGACAAACCTCGGCCCAGCACCTGGACGCCACGGAGGACATCAACGTGCACGTGGTCTCGCCCGCAGACCTGTGGGCGCTGGTCGCGGAGGGGAAAATCGGCTCCATGTCGTCGGTGGCGGGGATTGGCCTGGGGCT
This genomic window from Chloroflexota bacterium contains:
- a CDS encoding NUDIX hydrolase, which gives rise to MKPWSVLSSRLILSKPPWLTITAQRCQLPNGHIIEEYLLAEGRDVVMVFPLSADGKVILVEQYKHGCGRVLWDLPAGYVDADDPSLLEAAQRELAEETGHSADDWTHLASLYPDPNRSANRFHFYLAVGARQTSAQHLDATEDINVHVVSPADLWALVAEGKIGSMSSVAGIGLGLRRLAERGVVPPAVLGHAEGRGAV